The Cytophagia bacterium CHB2 DNA segment TTGAGGCGGAGAGTGAGAATAAAATCCGTCGGCGATTGATCGGTGAGCGCTTGAATCTTGCGGCGCAGTTGGCTGCGGCTCAGGCCGATTTCCTTGCCGAATATCTCGACGCTAAACTCTTCGTTGCTCATGTTCGCTTCCACAATGTCCATCGCCCGCTGCAGGAATTGCGCATCCCTCGGCGTAACCGTGATGTCCTTCGGCTCTACTTTGATCGACGTGGCAAAGCGTTCGCGCAGTTTCCGGCGCTGTTCGATGAGATTCTTCACCCGCACTTGCAGCTCGCGTGCATCGAACGGCTTGATCAAATAATCGTCCGCGCCCAATTCCAAGCCTTCAACTTTGCTTTCGCCCGAAGATTTGGCGGTGAGGAGAATGATGGGGATGTGACTGGTGCGCTCGTCGTTTTTGAGTTTTTCACACAATTGATAACCGTCCATCTTCGGCATCATCACGTCGCTAATGATCAAATCGGGAAGCAATTCCGTAGCAGTGTTAAATCCATCGACGCCATCTTCCGCCTCCAAAACGCGATGCGTTTCTTTCACATGATTACGGATGTAAGCGCGCATATCGGCATTGTCTTCGACGAGGAGGAGGGTTGGTTGCTCGATGCTGGATGCTGGTTGCTCGTCACTGGTTTCTGGTTGCTCGTTACTGGTTGCTTGCTGCGGGATTGTTGGATCGATGGATTGTTGGATTAATGGGACATGACTTTCTTGCTCGCCTGCCCCTTGCCAATTGCGCCTTGCCTGGTCACTGCCAGCCGGAACCAACGGCAGGCGAACGGTGAAGGCCGTGCCTTTTCCAACCTCGCTCGTCACGGCAATCTCGCCGTGATGCAGCTCTATCAACTCTTTGGTTAAAGCCGATCCAATCCCGCTGCCCGAATGATCTTTTGCATAACCCTCGCCGGTGGTATAGAAGCGATCAAATATGCGCGGCAAGCGATCGGCGGAAATGCCGCTGCCGTTGTCCGTCACCGTGATAATGGCGAAGTCCTCCTCACTTTCGCGCAAAGGATTTTCTTTGCGAATTCTTTGCGTCTCTGGGTCTTTGCGTGAATGCTTTTTCTCCAAATTTATCGCAACAATAATCTTTCCGCCTTCCGGTGTAAACTTGAACGCGTTCGAGAGCAAGTTGACCAACACCTGCTCCAGTTTGTCCGCATCAAAGCAAACCCTCGGCAGGTTTTCCGGAGCTTGAAATTTCAGATCAATTCCCCTTTGCTTTGCCAGTGATTCAAATGAGAAAACAACACCCTTCAGAAAGGCGAGGAGATCACCCGGACGCGCTTCGAGCTTGAGCTTGCCGGCGTCGAGGCGGGAGAGATCGAGCAATTGGTTGATGAGACGCAGCAACCGCTGGCCGTTGCGCTGCATCATGCCGAGTTCTTGCTTGGCCTCATCGTCGGCAAGGCGTTGCCGTAAATTTTCAATCGGCCCGAGAATCAATGTCAGCGGCGTGCGGAATTCGTGCGAAATATTTGCAAAAAAACGCGACTTCAGGCTGTCCAGCTCTTTCAGTTTGTCTGATTCAACGCGCTCCAATTCCAGTCCGTGTTTCCATTGCTGGCGGTTTAGTTCATAACGCCTTAAACCATAAAAGAATCCAAAGATAATTGCAAAATAAAATGTGTACGCCCACCACGTTCGCCACCACGGCGGACTGACGATCACTCTGACCGCAGCGCCCACTTCATTCCACACGCCGTCGTAATTCGTACCTTTGGCGCGAAACACGTACTCGCCGGGATCGAGATTGGTATAAACCGCGGTGCGCTCCTGGCTCGGGGCGTGCCAATCTTCGTCGTAATTCTCCAATTTGAAAGAATACAGATTGCGTTCCGGCATGCTGAAATCCAGCGCGGCAAACGTGATCGTAATATCGTTTTGATCGTAAGCCAGCATGATTTCCTCGGCCACGGCAATATCTTTGCGCACGGGCGAGTCCTTGCCGACGGCAACAGGCCGGTTATTGATCCGCAAATCCGTGAACACTATCGGCGGCACGTAATCACTGTCTTTGATGCTGTCCGGGTAAAATGCGTTGAAGCCGTACTGTCCGCCGAAAAACACCTCGCCGCTATGACTTTTATGATGCGTCCAATAACGAAATTCATTGTCCTGCAGGCCGTCCTCTTTAAAATAATGGTGAAACGTGCCACGATCGGGATTGTACTTGCTCAATCCCCGCGCCGAGCTGATCCAGAGATTGCCGTGGCTGTCTTCCTCAATCCCGTATGTAGAATCATACAGCAAGCCGTCGGCTTCCGTAATGATTTTAGTCACGGTTTCGGTTTTCCGGTCAAACAGCGCCAATCCCCCAATACCCAGACCACCAATCCACAGCCGACCCGCGCGGTCAATGAGCGGTCGGGTGACCGCGATATCGTCAAATGAATTCTTTTTGAAGCCTTTCAGCTTGCCAATCGCAGGGTCGAACTTCACTAAGCCGTCTCCGTTTGTCCCCAACCAGAGCAAGCCCTGATCGTCTTCCCTGATACCAAATATTCCGGCGCCGGAATACCAGCCGCTATTCGCTGCAAATTCACGATAGCGGGTGAAGATCTCTGTCGCCGGATCAAAGCGATGCAACGTGCCGGTATAGTTGCCTACCCACAACACGCCGGAGCGATCTTCAAGAATGCTGGTGACACCATTTGCGGCGAGGCTGTGGGGATTTTGCGGATCATGTTGATACCGCTTGAAGACTTTCTTGCCAGGATCAAACTTGTGAAGTCCATCATTGGAGCCTATCCAAATCGCGCCATGACGGTCTGCAATAATGCAATTAACATGGCCGGCGCTCAAGCTGTCACGGTGAGCCGGGTCGTTTCTAAAATAGGCGTACTCCCCGTTTTGGCGATCGAGCCGGTAAAGCCCCTCCATTTCGCTGCCCAGCCAGATATTGCCGTTGCGATCTTCGCAGATGGCCCGAATATATTTTCCATAAAAACTGATGGGCGCATCGGGCTGCATAGTGTAATGCGGGAACTTCAGCGCCATGAGATTTAGCTTGAATACGCCATCGGTCGCACTGCCGGCCCAAATGAGACCGGAACGATCAACCAGCACGGACACCAAATTCTTGCTCAGATCTATAGAATGCCGGGTAACCTGAGAGGTTTTGGGGTTAAAGCGATTAAGCTGGCTAGAAGAGGTACCCTGGATACCAGCAACGATCCAGAACTCACCGTTGACATCTTCATCGATGCACGATATTCTATTATTGTCGCTGAGACTATGCGGATCATTGGGATCGTGCTGATAGCGCGTAAATGTTAGCGCGGTTCGGTCAACTCCACCGGCAGGTCTCACGGAAGAACCCGCGGTCGGTTGCACAAGTTTATTCAACCCGGCTTCCAAAGTGCTGATCCACAAAGCACCTTGGCGATCTTGAAATATCGTCGAGATATTATTGCTACTAATGCTATGAGGATCGGGAGTGGGGATGAAATGATGCGTCACACGTTCCGTTTCAAAATTGACCCGCAACAAACCACTTCCATTGGTACCCACCCAAAGGATACTATCGTTTTCACAAACAATACTGGTAACCTCAGGCCGGGCTGTCCCGTTAAAAAAATTACTCATGCTCTCAACCGGAACCAGCGTTTCCCACAGCGGGTCAAATTGGTAAAGTCCGCGCGCCTCAACACTCACCCAGAGTCTATTTCGCTTCGCGGGATCTCCGGTAATATAGACCACTTTGTAGTGCTCGAGATTTTCAGCTCCAGCTTGCAGGGGATAGTGTTGAAAGCGGTCGGAATCCCGCAGGTAGCGATGCAGTCCGCCATCGCCGCCAATCCAGAGATTCTTATCCGCATCTTCATACAACATCCCCAGCGAACTGTAGACCACCCCCTGCGAACCATAGAGGAAACTTCTGCTTCGAATACTTCCGGGGTCATCGGGGTTCGGCAGGTAGACTTTGAAGGAGTAGCCGTCATATTTGTGCAGGCCGTTCTGGGTGCCCAGCCAGAGAAAGCCCAGGTGATCCTGCAGCATGCATTCGACGCTGTTTTCCGCCAGGCCGTTCGAAGCATTCAGCCGCTGGATCGCCATCTCGTTGCGCTGCGCTTGGCGTTCCGGAAGCGGTGGCAACGGCTTCACAACAAATTCCGGTGTGGTGCTTGATTGGGCGAGCAACGCCGGCGGCAACAGCTACGCCGGCAAGAGAATCGAAATCTTCCGGATTTTTGACGGCATTTCCTTTCCCAAAGAAAATAGCAAGCCTTACTCGTGTTGTTGATCAGGCTGACTGAACCAATGCGCGCAAAAAATAATCTAATCCACGCAAGGTGGATTGCAAGGATTTTTTAAATGGCGGGAGGTTGATGGGGAGAATACAAGTGAATCTCAAGGAGACAGGAAGGAAAAAATAGCGCGTTTGGGCTGGTACCCAAAC contains these protein-coding regions:
- a CDS encoding response regulator — encoded protein: MKPLPPLPERQAQRNEMAIQRLNASNGLAENSVECMLQDHLGFLWLGTQNGLHKYDGYSFKVYLPNPDDPGSIRSRSFLYGSQGVVYSSLGMLYEDADKNLWIGGDGGLHRYLRDSDRFQHYPLQAGAENLEHYKVVYITGDPAKRNRLWVSVEARGLYQFDPLWETLVPVESMSNFFNGTARPEVTSIVCENDSILWVGTNGSGLLRVNFETERVTHHFIPTPDPHSISSNNISTIFQDRQGALWISTLEAGLNKLVQPTAGSSVRPAGGVDRTALTFTRYQHDPNDPHSLSDNNRISCIDEDVNGEFWIVAGIQGTSSSQLNRFNPKTSQVTRHSIDLSKNLVSVLVDRSGLIWAGSATDGVFKLNLMALKFPHYTMQPDAPISFYGKYIRAICEDRNGNIWLGSEMEGLYRLDRQNGEYAYFRNDPAHRDSLSAGHVNCIIADRHGAIWIGSNDGLHKFDPGKKVFKRYQHDPQNPHSLAANGVTSILEDRSGVLWVGNYTGTLHRFDPATEIFTRYREFAANSGWYSGAGIFGIREDDQGLLWLGTNGDGLVKFDPAIGKLKGFKKNSFDDIAVTRPLIDRAGRLWIGGLGIGGLALFDRKTETVTKIITEADGLLYDSTYGIEEDSHGNLWISSARGLSKYNPDRGTFHHYFKEDGLQDNEFRYWTHHKSHSGEVFFGGQYGFNAFYPDSIKDSDYVPPIVFTDLRINNRPVAVGKDSPVRKDIAVAEEIMLAYDQNDITITFAALDFSMPERNLYSFKLENYDEDWHAPSQERTAVYTNLDPGEYVFRAKGTNYDGVWNEVGAAVRVIVSPPWWRTWWAYTFYFAIIFGFFYGLRRYELNRQQWKHGLELERVESDKLKELDSLKSRFFANISHEFRTPLTLILGPIENLRQRLADDEAKQELGMMQRNGQRLLRLINQLLDLSRLDAGKLKLEARPGDLLAFLKGVVFSFESLAKQRGIDLKFQAPENLPRVCFDADKLEQVLVNLLSNAFKFTPEGGKIIVAINLEKKHSRKDPETQRIRKENPLRESEEDFAIITVTDNGSGISADRLPRIFDRFYTTGEGYAKDHSGSGIGSALTKELIELHHGEIAVTSEVGKGTAFTVRLPLVPAGSDQARRNWQGAGEQESHVPLIQQSIDPTIPQQATSNEQPETSDEQPASSIEQPTLLLVEDNADMRAYIRNHVKETHRVLEAEDGVDGFNTATELLPDLIISDVMMPKMDGYQLCEKLKNDERTSHIPIILLTAKSSGESKVEGLELGADDYLIKPFDARELQVRVKNLIEQRRKLRERFATSIKVEPKDITVTPRDAQFLQRAMDIVEANMSNEEFSVEIFGKEIGLSRSQLRRKIQALTDQSPTDFILTLRLKRAARLLQQQAGTVSEIAYEVGFNNLSYFARAFKKQFGHAPSEFAQTYNAQS